Proteins encoded by one window of Glycine soja cultivar W05 chromosome 15, ASM419377v2, whole genome shotgun sequence:
- the LOC114388218 gene encoding uncharacterized protein LOC114388218: protein KLAATEFSDYALVWWNKLQKERARNEEPMVDTWTEMKKIMRKRYVPASYSRDLKFKLQKLTQGNKGVEEYFKEMDVLMIQANIEEDEEVTMDRFLNGLTNDIRDIVELQEFVEMDDLLHKAIQVEQQLKRKGVAKSFTNFGSSSWKDKGKKDGAATSSSSTPIPSKTCSKSQEEPSKRSRDVKCFKCQGLGHYAYECPNKRSMVLRDGEYISESDVEEEEETPEGDLLMIRRLLGGQLKHEEESQRENIFHTRCLINGKVCMVIIDGGSCTNVASARLVSKLNLATKPHPRPYKLQWLSKDGEVQVRQQVEVDVSIGKYNDKVLCDVVPMEASHLLLGRPCQFDKRDFQDMFPPNVPNGLPPLRGIEHQIDLILGASLPNRPAYRSNPQETKEIQRQVDELISKGWVRDSMSPCAVPVILVPKKDGTWRFVVSSKGVQVDEEKVRAIQEWPTPKSVTEVRSFHGLASFCRRFVKDFSTLAAPLNEVLKKNVGFKWGEKQEEAFNVLKQKLTNAPILALPNFQKSFEIECDASNVGIGAVLMQEGHPIAYFSEKLSGPTLNYSTYDKELYALVRALKTWQHYLYPKEFVIHSDHESLKYIKGQGKLNKRHVKWVEFLEQFPYVIKHKKGKGNIVADALSRRHEGFLFKENKLCVPKCSTRNLLVCEAHEGGLMGHFGVQKTLETLQEHFYWPHMKKDVQKFCEHCIVCKKAKPHGLYTPLPIPEYPWIDLSMDFVLGLPKTSNGRDSIFVVVDRFSKMAHFIPCKKVDDASHVADLFFKEIVRLHGLPRSIVSDRDSKFLSHFWRTLWSKLGTKLLFSTTCHPQTDGQTEVVNRTLGSLLRTVLRKNLKTWEACLPHVEFAYNRAVHSTTNCSPFEVVYGFNPLTPLDLLPMPNVSVHKRKERFPEQSKSKLQPRGDGPFQVLERINDNAYKVELSGEY, encoded by the exons aagcttgccgccacggagttttccgactatgctcttgtgtggtggaacaagctacaaaaggagagagcaagaaatgaagagccaatggttgatacatggacggagatgaaaaagatcatgaggaagcggtatgtgccggctagttactcaagggacttgaaattcaagctccaaaaactaacccaaggcaacaagggggttgaggagtatttcaaggaaatggatgtgctcatgattcaagcaaatattgaagaagatgaggaggtaactatggatcgatttcttaatggtttgactaatgatatccgtgatattgttgagctgcaggagtttgttgaaatggatgatttgcttcacaaagcaatccaagtggagcaacaattaaaaaggaagggagtggccaagagttttaccaactttggttcttctagttggaaagacaaaggtaagaaagatggggctgctacttctagtagttccacacctatcccatcaaaaacttgctcaaagtcccaagaggaaccctctaaaaggagtagagatgtgaagtgtttcaagtgccaaggcctaggacactatgcttatgagtgccctaacaaaaggtccatggttcttagagatggagaatatataagtgaatctgatgttgaagaggaagaggagactccagagggagatttgttgatgattaggcggttacttggtggtcaattgaagcatgaggaggagagccaaagagaaaacatctttcacactagatgtttaatcaatggcaaggtgtgcatggtgatcattgatggaggtagttgcaccaatgtggctagtgctagattagtgtcaaagctaaatttagctactaaaccacatcctaggccatacaaacttcaatggcttagtaaggatggggaggtgcaagtgaggcagcaagtggaagtggacgtttccattgggaaatacaatgataaggtactttgtgatgttgttcctatggaggccagtcacttacttttggggagaccatgtcaatttgataaaaga gattttcaagacatgtttccaccaaatgtgccaaatggactaccacctttgaggggaattgagcatcaaattgatctcattctgggagcttctttgcccaataggccagcctatagaagtaatccacaagaaaccaaagagattcaaagacaagtggatgaactcattagcaaaggttgggtaagagatagtatgagtccttgtgctgtcccagtgattttggtccctaaaaaggatgggacatggc gttttgttgtgagttcaaaaggagtgcaagttgatgaggagaaggttagggccattcaagaatggcctacacctaagtccgtgaccgaggtgaggagttttcatggcttagcaagtttttgtagacgatttgtgaaggattttagcacattggcagcacctctcaatgaagtgctaaagaaaaatgttggtttcaaatggggagagaaacaagaagaagctttcaatgttcttaagcaaaagctaactaatgcccccatacttgcgttgccaaactttcaaaaatcttttgaaattgagtgtgatgcttcaaatgttgggattggggctgtgttgatgcaagaaggccatccaattgcttattttagtgaaaagttaagtggtcccacccttaactattcaacttatgataaggagttgtatgccttagtacgggctttgaaaacatggcaacactacctttatcccaaggaatttgtcattcatagtgaccatgagtccctcaaatatatcaaggggcaaggcaagcttaacaaaaggcatgtgaagtgggtggaattcctagagcaattcccttatgttatcaaacataaaaagggaaaaggtaatattgtagccgatgctctttctcggcgtc atgaaggctttcttttcaaagaaaacaaattgtgtgtgcctaaatgttctactagaaatttgcttgtttgtgaagcacatgaaggaggtttaatggggcattttggggtccaaaagactctagaaacattacaagaacatttttattggcctcatatgaaaaaggatgtgcagaaattttgtgaacattgcattgtatgtaaaaaggcaaagcctcatggattgtatactccattgccaattccggagtatccttggattgatttatccatggattttgttttggggctgccaaaaacaagcaatggtagagattccatttttgtggttgttgataggttttctaaaatggctcattttattccatgtaaaaaagttgatgatgcttcccatgtggctgatttgtttttcaaggagattgtgaggctccatggtttgccaaggagcattgttagtgatagggactctaagttcctaagtcatttttggaggactttgtggagcaagttgggcactaaattgttattttcaaccacttgtcacccacaaaccgatgggcaaacggaagttgttaataggactttgggatctttgcttaggacagttttgaggaagaacttaaaaacttgggaagcttgtttaccccatgttgaatttgcttacaatagagctgttcatagcaccactaattgttctccttttgaagttgtttatggttttaacccactaactcctcttgatcttttgcctatgcctaatgtttc ggtgcacaagagaaaagaaaggtttccggaacaaagtaaatcaaagcttcaaccaaggggagatggaccatttcaagtgcttgaaagaatcaatgacaatgcttacaaagttgagttatccggtgagtat